A single region of the Terriglobales bacterium genome encodes:
- the glgC gene encoding glucose-1-phosphate adenylyltransferase yields MKDTLGVLLAGGAGERLYPLTRDRAKPAVTFGGIYRIIDITLSNCINSDLRRVYILTQYKALSLNRHIREGWSIVASNLGEFVEILPPMKRVSENWYLGTADAVYQNIYSIGAEQPKHVLILSGDHIYKMNYGRMLQQHKDSGADVTLATILIDPSETRHFGVVEIDRDGRITGFQEKPRVTTIRSPYNPAMVSGSMGVYIFNTDVLIPVLLKDAEDPESRHDFGHNILPRMVDDYKIYSFNFIDENKKEALYWRDVGTLDAYYEANMDLVSVSPVFNLYDRDWPMRTHQRQYPPAKFVFNEAGRTGTALDSVISAGCIISGGAVRNSVFSPDVRVNSFAEVDSSIVFSHVNIGRHCRIRRAIIDRDVHIPEGTVIGYDHEADRQRYFVTDTGITVVTRDYSLFESPVAVDYFTSE; encoded by the coding sequence ATGAAAGACACGCTTGGAGTTCTGCTAGCAGGTGGCGCAGGAGAGCGGCTGTACCCGCTGACACGCGACCGTGCCAAGCCGGCAGTAACATTCGGCGGCATCTATCGAATCATCGATATCACGCTGTCCAACTGCATCAACTCCGACCTGCGTCGCGTTTATATCCTCACGCAATACAAAGCCCTTTCTCTGAACCGTCACATCCGCGAAGGCTGGAGCATTGTCGCCAGCAACCTCGGCGAATTCGTCGAGATCCTGCCTCCCATGAAGCGGGTCAGCGAGAACTGGTATCTGGGCACCGCCGACGCCGTTTATCAGAACATTTACTCCATCGGTGCGGAGCAGCCCAAGCACGTCCTGATTCTCTCGGGCGATCACATCTACAAGATGAACTACGGACGCATGTTGCAGCAGCACAAGGACTCCGGTGCTGATGTAACGCTTGCGACCATCTTGATCGATCCCAGCGAAACCCGTCACTTCGGCGTCGTGGAAATCGACCGCGACGGCCGCATTACGGGTTTTCAGGAGAAGCCGCGCGTAACCACCATCCGGTCTCCCTATAACCCGGCGATGGTTTCCGGCTCCATGGGCGTGTACATCTTCAACACCGATGTGCTCATTCCCGTCCTGCTGAAGGACGCTGAGGACCCGGAATCGCGCCACGACTTCGGCCACAACATCCTTCCCCGAATGGTGGACGACTACAAGATTTACTCGTTCAACTTCATCGACGAGAACAAGAAGGAAGCGTTGTACTGGCGCGACGTGGGGACCCTCGATGCCTACTACGAGGCCAACATGGACCTCGTTTCGGTGTCGCCGGTCTTCAACTTATACGACCGCGACTGGCCCATGCGCACGCACCAGCGCCAGTATCCTCCGGCGAAGTTCGTTTTCAACGAAGCCGGACGTACCGGCACTGCGCTCGACTCCGTCATCTCTGCCGGTTGCATCATCTCCGGTGGCGCCGTACGCAATTCAGTGTTCTCGCCGGATGTCCGCGTCAACTCGTTCGCGGAAGTCGATTCTTCCATCGTCTTCAGCCACGTCAACATCGGTCGCCACTGCCGGATACGCCGCGCAATCATCGACCGCGACGTCCACATTCCGGAAGGAACCGTGATCGGCTACGATCACGAGGCCGACCGGCAGCGCTATTTCGTTACCGACAC